The [Actinobacillus] rossii genome contains a region encoding:
- the zwf gene encoding glucose-6-phosphate 1-dehydrogenase — MQTENNCIVIFGASGDLTHRKLIPALYNLYKIGRLSEHFSVLGVARTDMTDDIFREKMRAALIEHEKAEGETLENFCSHLYYQSVNTSDAADYVKLLPRLDDLHDTYQTAGNTLYYLSTPPSLYGVIPECLAAHGLNTEEYGWKRLIVEKPFGYDIKTAKALDVQIHRFFEEHQIYRIDHYLGKETVQNLLVLRFSNGLFEPLWSRNFIDYVEITGAEALGVEQRGGYYDGSGAMRDMFQNHLLQVLAMVAMEPPAIINADSMRDEVAKVLHCLHPLSEEDLQHNLVLGQYIAAEIDGKQVNGYLQETGVPADSNTETYMALRCEIDNWRWAGVPFYVRTGKRLPTRVTEVVIHFKTTPHPVFSQNAPENKLIIRIQPDEGISMRFGLKKPGAGFEAKEVSMDFRYSDLSSAANLMTAYERLLLDAMKGDATLFSRTDAVHACWKFVQPILDYKTANGRVYEYEAGTWGPTEADKLIAREGRVWRKPSGMMKKKV; from the coding sequence ATGCAAACAGAAAATAATTGTATTGTTATTTTTGGTGCGTCTGGCGATTTAACGCATCGGAAACTTATTCCCGCTTTGTATAATTTGTACAAAATTGGTCGTTTATCAGAACATTTTTCCGTGCTAGGTGTGGCGCGTACTGATATGACAGACGATATTTTTCGCGAGAAAATGCGAGCAGCATTAATTGAACATGAAAAAGCCGAAGGTGAAACCCTTGAAAATTTCTGTTCACATCTTTATTACCAATCAGTAAATACATCGGATGCCGCTGATTACGTGAAATTGTTACCACGTTTAGATGATTTACATGATACATATCAAACAGCCGGTAATACCCTTTACTACCTTTCAACGCCACCAAGTTTGTATGGCGTGATTCCTGAATGTTTAGCGGCACATGGCTTAAACACCGAAGAATATGGCTGGAAACGCTTGATTGTAGAAAAGCCTTTTGGTTATGACATCAAAACCGCAAAAGCACTCGATGTGCAAATTCACCGTTTCTTTGAAGAACATCAAATTTATCGTATCGACCATTATTTAGGTAAAGAAACCGTTCAAAATTTACTCGTTTTACGTTTCTCAAATGGCTTGTTTGAGCCATTGTGGAGTCGTAATTTCATTGATTATGTGGAAATTACAGGCGCAGAAGCATTAGGTGTTGAACAACGTGGTGGTTATTATGATGGTTCGGGAGCTATGCGTGATATGTTCCAGAACCATTTACTACAAGTATTAGCGATGGTGGCAATGGAACCGCCTGCGATTATCAATGCGGATTCTATGCGAGATGAAGTCGCAAAAGTATTACATTGTTTACACCCGTTAAGTGAAGAAGATTTACAACATAACCTTGTACTGGGGCAATATATCGCCGCAGAAATTGACGGTAAACAGGTTAATGGTTATTTGCAAGAAACGGGCGTGCCAGCCGATTCTAATACGGAAACTTATATGGCGTTACGTTGCGAAATCGATAACTGGCGTTGGGCAGGCGTGCCATTTTATGTTCGTACTGGAAAACGCTTACCGACACGTGTCACAGAAGTGGTTATTCATTTTAAAACTACACCACACCCTGTATTTAGCCAAAACGCACCAGAAAATAAATTGATTATTCGTATTCAACCCGATGAAGGTATTTCAATGCGTTTCGGGTTGAAAAAACCGGGAGCGGGATTTGAAGCCAAAGAAGTGTCTATGGATTTCCGCTATTCGGATTTAAGTTCAGCAGCAAACTTAATGACGGCATACGAACGTTTACTATTAGATGCAATGAAAGGCGATGCCACCCTATTTTCACGTACAGATGCGGTGCATGCTTGTTGGAAATTTGTACAACCTATTTTAGATTATAAAACGGCAAATGGTCGTGTTTATGAATACGAAGCGGGCACGTGGGGACCAACGGAAGCCGATAAACTTATCGCTCGTGAGGGACGAGTTTGGCGTAAACCTTCAGGCATGATGAAGAAAAAAGTTTAA
- the cysQ gene encoding 3'(2'),5'-bisphosphate nucleotidase, with the protein MNCVTIRNFSEILLKSTALLRPFRIHFMSKIALSDSLLQSVLSIAQQAGEHIRIFYSTSVDIQTKSDNTPVTEADLFVSQFLTEKLTALTPNLPVLSEENCATPLEVRSKWTQYWLVDPLDGTQQFIDRTGQFSVMIALVENNQPVLGVICAPILGCTYYAMKGFGAFKLSADSKIRLTKRTVDLTQPIKISLGNMKKIDKVRSFLNPNFTYEFHVFGSSGLKGARVAEGITDCYVRLGHTGEWDTAAAQVILGETNGVIFDRTFSPLTYNQRQTFTNPDFMMCADYKIDWQNIFQMPEK; encoded by the coding sequence ATGAATTGCGTCACAATTCGCAATTTCTCCGAAATTTTGCTAAAATCCACCGCACTTTTGCGTCCTTTTAGAATTCATTTTATGTCGAAAATAGCACTTTCTGACAGCCTACTTCAATCTGTGCTTTCCATTGCACAACAAGCTGGCGAGCACATTCGTATCTTTTATTCCACCTCTGTGGATATTCAAACCAAATCAGATAATACGCCCGTTACCGAAGCTGATTTATTTGTCAGTCAGTTTTTAACGGAAAAATTGACCGCACTTACGCCTAACCTTCCTGTTTTATCTGAAGAAAATTGCGCTACACCTTTAGAAGTGCGGTCGAAATGGACGCAATATTGGTTGGTGGATCCCCTTGATGGCACGCAGCAGTTTATTGATCGTACTGGACAATTTTCCGTCATGATTGCGCTGGTGGAAAACAATCAGCCTGTTTTAGGGGTGATCTGTGCACCAATTTTGGGTTGTACATATTATGCGATGAAAGGGTTTGGGGCATTTAAACTATCGGCAGACAGCAAAATCCGATTGACGAAACGCACCGTTGATTTAACACAACCTATAAAAATTTCCCTTGGTAACATGAAAAAAATTGACAAAGTGCGGTCATTTTTAAACCCGAATTTTACGTATGAATTTCACGTTTTTGGTTCGAGTGGGTTGAAAGGTGCACGTGTGGCAGAAGGCATTACAGATTGTTATGTTCGGCTTGGTCATACGGGAGAATGGGATACGGCTGCCGCTCAGGTTATTTTGGGGGAAACAAATGGTGTTATTTTTGACCGCACTTTTTCTCCGTTAACTTATAACCAGCGTCAAACGTTTACCAATCCTGATTTTATGATGTGTGCAGACTATAAAATCGATTGGCAAAATATCTTTCAAATGCCAGAAAAGTAA